The Clostridioides sp. ES-S-0010-02 genome window below encodes:
- a CDS encoding cell wall-binding repeat-containing protein — MKSKKLLSLGLAMSMFVAGCPVSANALDKIDKIQGADKYETAGIIADKQSYTTAILVNADSTMADGLSASGLAGATNAPILLTKKNNIPNATLKRVEKANKVYIIGGESSIDKATETFLKDKGIETKRLQGSNRIKTSYNVAKEINSINKVSEVILTNAFKGEPDAMSIASAAVRDKAPIVLTDGKSVPFNTTGIESYAIGGTSSMNDNLVNDTNSTRLGGVDRYDTNKKIVNKFYNGTKEFYIASGTDLVYALVGSTIAQNTPIALVDIGSNKDMLKNATKVTGIGNLSDKIMLECENTINNISLPASNKNIICGLKIDFDSNHIIWKDKGSYLECYDENLEYYTEEYKDPTVPINVENTSTQNLDITKLKVYGEANSTLYMEQYAKIKMDFNSFSILKPGEKCTIYLDIISLDPSRSMSLTFSYVGDKENYKYEQGLASRILFYNQDGEDYFEYK; from the coding sequence TTGAAATCAAAGAAATTATTATCATTAGGGTTAGCTATGTCAATGTTTGTTGCTGGTTGTCCTGTATCTGCAAATGCACTTGATAAAATTGATAAAATTCAAGGAGCAGATAAATATGAAACTGCTGGGATTATTGCAGATAAACAAAGTTATACTACTGCAATACTTGTAAATGCAGATAGTACTATGGCTGATGGTCTAAGTGCAAGTGGACTTGCAGGAGCTACAAATGCGCCAATTCTTTTAACTAAAAAGAATAACATACCAAATGCAACTCTTAAGAGAGTAGAGAAAGCTAACAAGGTGTATATAATTGGTGGAGAAAGTTCTATTGATAAGGCAACAGAAACCTTTCTAAAAGATAAAGGAATAGAGACTAAAAGACTTCAAGGAAGCAATAGGATTAAGACAAGTTACAATGTAGCAAAAGAAATAAATTCTATTAATAAAGTAAGTGAGGTAATATTAACTAATGCTTTCAAAGGTGAACCAGATGCTATGAGTATTGCTTCTGCGGCTGTTAGAGATAAAGCACCCATAGTATTGACTGATGGGAAAAGTGTACCATTTAATACTACTGGAATAGAAAGTTATGCGATAGGTGGTACTTCATCAATGAATGATAACTTAGTAAATGATACTAATTCAACTAGATTGGGTGGAGTAGATAGATATGATACTAATAAGAAGATAGTAAATAAGTTCTATAATGGGACAAAAGAATTTTACATAGCAAGTGGAACCGATTTAGTGTATGCGCTTGTTGGTTCTACAATAGCTCAAAATACTCCAATAGCGTTAGTTGATATTGGAAGTAATAAAGATATGCTTAAAAACGCTACAAAAGTAACAGGGATAGGAAATCTAAGTGATAAAATTATGTTAGAGTGTGAAAATACAATTAATAACATTAGCCTTCCAGCCTCAAATAAGAATATAATATGTGGATTAAAGATTGATTTTGATTCGAATCACATAATTTGGAAAGATAAAGGAAGCTATCTTGAATGTTACGATGAAAACCTTGAATATTATACTGAAGAATATAAAGACCCAACTGTTCCTATAAATGTAGAAAATACAAGTACACAAAATTTAGATATAACAAAATTAAAGGTTTATGGAGAAGCTAATTCAACATTATATATGGAGCAATATGCTAAAATAAAAATGGATTTTAATAGTTTTAGTATATTAAAACCAGGAGAAAAATGTACTATTTATTTAGATATAATTTCATTAGACCCATCAAGAAGTATGTCATTGACGTTTTCTTATGTAGGTGATAAAGAAAACTATAAATATGAACAAGGATTGGCAAGTAGAATATTATTTTATAACCAAGATGGAGAAGATTATTTTGAATATAAATAA
- a CDS encoding tyrosine-type recombinase/integrase family protein has protein sequence MKGGVRKRGNKWYCYFKLAIVEGKRKKIERVGGDTKKEAQPALRIALNEYEDCGNVFDENNISVSDFLDFWYKEYVMLNCKFQTQNNYKRAIENHIKPNLGKYRLKLITPMIIQKFLNDKSKENYSSGTIRVIKGVLNNSFKMAVHPYRFIKENPMLYVKIPRYFDSDWVCTKKNGSQITLHNLKNMSRTINRELGIDFNFHSLRHTHATMLLEAGANIKDIQKRLGHNKIATTMDTYSHVTDKMKTETVNIFEGIIK, from the coding sequence ATGAAAGGTGGCGTAAGAAAACGTGGTAATAAATGGTATTGTTACTTTAAATTAGCCATTGTAGAAGGAAAAAGAAAGAAAATAGAACGTGTAGGTGGAGATACTAAAAAAGAGGCTCAGCCAGCTCTTAGAATAGCTTTAAATGAATATGAAGATTGTGGAAATGTTTTTGACGAGAATAATATTAGCGTATCCGATTTTTTAGATTTTTGGTACAAAGAATATGTAATGCTTAATTGTAAATTTCAGACTCAAAATAATTATAAACGTGCAATAGAAAATCATATAAAACCAAATTTAGGAAAGTACCGATTAAAACTTATAACACCCATGATTATTCAAAAATTTTTGAACGATAAATCTAAAGAAAATTATTCTAGTGGCACTATAAGAGTAATCAAGGGTGTTTTAAATAATTCTTTTAAGATGGCTGTCCATCCATACAGATTTATAAAGGAAAATCCTATGCTTTATGTCAAAATTCCTAGGTACTTTGATTCAGATTGGGTTTGTACCAAAAAAAATGGTTCTCAAATAACATTACATAACTTAAAAAACATGTCACGAACTATAAATAGAGAATTAGGAATAGATTTTAATTTTCATAGCTTAAGACATACCCATGCCACTATGCTTCTTGAAGCAGGAGCAAATATAAAAGATATACAAAAAAGACTAGGTCATAATAAAATTGCCACTACTATGGACACTTATTCTCATGTAACTGATAAAATGAAGACTGAAACAGTGAATATTTTTGAAGGAATTATAAAGTAA
- a CDS encoding accessory gene regulator B family protein, translated as MIKSCADKIAFLFVLNQVIEKDDLEICSYGLEILLSSIINTLASLMIGLVLGKLIYSIVFLISFCIIRQFSGGYHANSNKNCILIFNSIFFISMVLGIILNNSNPIPLFLVILSSFNFIGIFIFAPVCHANNPLNEIKYKKNKLMSRIISITLFLTILLGCRYLSIYNYVVYTFLALFWINLLLIIQIIINKKII; from the coding sequence ATGATAAAATCTTGTGCTGATAAAATAGCTTTTTTGTTTGTTTTAAATCAAGTAATAGAAAAAGACGATTTAGAAATCTGTTCATATGGGTTAGAGATTTTACTATCTTCTATAATAAATACTTTAGCTTCATTAATGATAGGTTTGGTATTAGGTAAATTGATTTATTCTATAGTATTCTTAATATCTTTTTGCATAATAAGACAATTTTCAGGTGGCTATCATGCAAATAGCAATAAAAACTGTATCCTAATTTTCAATAGTATTTTTTTTATCTCTATGGTTTTGGGAATAATTTTAAACAATTCTAATCCTATTCCATTATTTTTAGTGATATTGTCTAGTTTTAACTTTATAGGCATTTTTATTTTTGCTCCAGTATGCCATGCTAACAATCCACTGAATGAAATAAAATATAAAAAAAATAAGTTAATGTCAAGAATTATATCTATAACTTTATTCTTGACTATTCTTCTAGGATGCAGATACTTATCTATTTACAATTATGTTGTATACACTTTTTTAGCTTTATTTTGGATAAATTTATTGCTAATTATTCAAATCATTATAAATAAAAAAATAATATAA
- a CDS encoding DUF3785 domain-containing protein encodes MSLYKFIYEDKEYLLKEDNCSALINDEESPIQGISIPKIIEILNESEDVDFDIEYYQEACPLCLEGVKEKKKFFPFLEYHFYIFSKDGKYVISNISSDYKGMSFNKLSRANKVDNSYIVSVIICENCQDYIIQIENCIV; translated from the coding sequence ATGAGTTTGTACAAGTTTATATATGAAGACAAGGAATATTTATTAAAAGAAGATAATTGCAGTGCTTTAATAAATGATGAGGAAAGTCCAATTCAAGGAATAAGCATTCCAAAAATAATTGAGATACTTAATGAATCAGAAGATGTTGATTTTGATATAGAATACTATCAAGAAGCATGCCCATTATGCTTGGAGGGTGTAAAAGAAAAGAAAAAATTCTTTCCGTTTTTAGAATATCATTTTTATATTTTTAGTAAGGATGGAAAATATGTAATAAGTAATATATCTAGTGATTATAAAGGGATGTCTTTTAATAAATTATCAAGAGCAAATAAAGTTGATAATAGTTACATTGTAAGTGTGATAATTTGCGAAAATTGTCAAGATTATATAATTCAAATAGAAAATTGTATAGTTTAG
- a CDS encoding 3'-5' exonuclease produces MREYVVVDLETTGLDPYKGCEIIEIGVTEIKNDEIVKNYSRLIKPKGIISSFITELTHISNEMVEKEESLELVLPRFRKYIGDRTIIAHNAKFDLKFLNYYLRKLDLEPINNYICTLELLKKCKSYKGKNKKLETACAYYNIENINAHRADSDTLATAKLFLKIKDEY; encoded by the coding sequence ATGAGAGAATATGTAGTTGTAGATTTAGAAACTACAGGATTAGATCCATATAAAGGTTGTGAAATAATAGAGATAGGTGTAACAGAAATAAAAAATGACGAAATTGTAAAAAACTATTCAAGGTTAATAAAACCTAAGGGTATAATTTCTTCATTTATAACGGAATTGACACACATAAGTAATGAAATGGTAGAAAAAGAGGAGTCTTTAGAGTTGGTTTTACCTAGATTTAGAAAATACATAGGTGATAGAACTATAATTGCACATAATGCAAAATTTGATTTAAAGTTTTTAAATTACTATCTTAGAAAGTTGGATTTAGAGCCAATAAATAATTATATATGTACACTAGAATTATTAAAAAAATGTAAAAGTTATAAAGGAAAAAATAAGAAGCTTGAAACAGCTTGTGCTTATTATAATATAGAGAATATAAATGCTCATAGAGCTGATAGTGACACTTTAGCAACTGCAAAGCTATTTTTAAAAATAAAAGATGAATATTAA
- a CDS encoding transglycosylase domain-containing protein translates to MGYYNDDDNNKIRRKKVSNNKDSNKKSKHSYTSTSKKNKNSQTASSKRMSEKVDSQNIIKRDSFTRDNVRPLNTDYSQRDRRRVEYKQRDRKLKSKKRRKQKRIKIARALLSVMLVALIIFSVAGAIFTVSAIKGSPEVTKKLIKSKYISSEVVSIKQMPKDLKQAIVSIEDERFYKHKGVDVISLARSVLNNVFTDTTQGGSTIDMQVSKNLLTSDDKTMKRKIRDMYNAKQMNKIMSKDEILEAYLNNMYLGKNAYGAAKGAEVYFGKKVGELNLAECAMLAGMTNNPARYIDHGEAKKRQLTVLYKMHELGYITDKEYRIAKADDTPFKSEID, encoded by the coding sequence ATGGGTTATTACAATGATGATGATAATAATAAAATAAGACGTAAAAAAGTTAGTAATAATAAAGATAGTAATAAAAAATCTAAACATTCTTATACTTCAACAAGTAAAAAAAATAAAAATTCTCAGACAGCCTCTAGTAAAAGAATGAGTGAAAAGGTAGATTCACAAAATATTATAAAAAGAGATAGTTTTACAAGAGATAATGTAAGACCTTTAAATACAGATTATAGTCAGAGAGATAGACGAAGAGTTGAGTACAAGCAAAGAGATAGAAAATTAAAAAGCAAAAAAAGAAGAAAGCAAAAGAGAATTAAAATAGCTAGAGCATTATTATCTGTTATGTTAGTGGCACTTATTATATTTTCAGTGGCAGGTGCAATTTTTACAGTTTCAGCTATAAAAGGTTCACCTGAAGTCACTAAAAAATTAATTAAGTCTAAATATATAAGTAGTGAGGTTGTCAGTATAAAACAAATGCCAAAGGACTTAAAACAGGCTATAGTTTCAATAGAAGATGAGAGATTTTATAAGCATAAAGGAGTAGATGTTATTTCCTTAGCTAGGTCAGTACTTAATAATGTGTTTACAGACACAACACAAGGTGGAAGTACTATAGACATGCAAGTTTCAAAAAATCTGCTTACAAGTGATGATAAAACTATGAAGAGAAAAATAAGGGATATGTATAATGCAAAGCAGATGAATAAGATTATGAGTAAAGATGAAATCCTTGAAGCGTATCTAAATAATATGTACCTAGGAAAAAATGCATATGGAGCTGCAAAAGGAGCTGAAGTGTATTTTGGTAAAAAAGTTGGAGAGTTAAACCTAGCTGAGTGTGCTATGCTTGCGGGTATGACCAATAATCCTGCGAGGTATATTGACCATGGAGAGGCTAAGAAGAGACAGTTGACTGTGTTGTATAAAATGCATGAACTTGGTTATATAACTGATAAAGAATACAGAATAGCAAAAGCTGATGACACTCCATTTAAGTCAGAAATTGATTAA
- a CDS encoding BlaI/MecI/CopY family transcriptional regulator has translation MIKKIPQAELKVMKFIWRVDATVTSKDVIEAMEQEYGWKQTTTLTLLSRLVKKEFLYAQKIDRYTHYTIVVKQQEYLNFETKDFLSNIHNDSLVSLISALHEDEAIDKNKLDFLENYFDNLKDE, from the coding sequence ATGATAAAAAAAATACCACAAGCAGAACTGAAAGTAATGAAATTTATTTGGAGAGTAGATGCTACAGTGACATCAAAAGATGTTATTGAAGCAATGGAGCAAGAATATGGATGGAAACAAACTACAACACTGACACTTTTATCAAGACTAGTAAAAAAAGAATTCTTATATGCTCAAAAAATAGATAGATATACACATTACACAATAGTGGTTAAGCAACAGGAATACTTAAACTTTGAGACAAAGGATTTCCTAAGTAATATACATAATGATTCTTTGGTAAGTTTAATTTCAGCTTTACATGAGGATGAAGCTATAGATAAAAATAAGCTGGATTTTCTAGAAAATTACTTTGATAATTTAAAGGATGAATAG
- a CDS encoding cyclic lactone autoinducer peptide, producing MKKILYHFMKVCGVLAMFVAFLSANTTSLWHVYQPKTPEKLKKF from the coding sequence ATGAAAAAAATTCTATATCATTTTATGAAAGTATGTGGTGTATTAGCTATGTTTGTAGCATTTTTATCTGCAAACACAACTTCTCTGTGGCATGTATATCAACCAAAAACACCAGAAAAACTAAAAAAATTCTAA
- a CDS encoding GHKL domain-containing protein has translation MESFIMLDMFITIISSVIEIWVCKKVFDYTSKVKTSLINLYFLISTFIIISTFYTNVGADNRILICIFVMFIFYKLNYEVNISKCLIVLFSYWAILVCINALSMIVIVSINNLSSMNILLNDNFYRYETIVLGNIVLIALLYIYKFISNDLQVTKREIYMCIPIVANMISFFIFYKYILKLLDISSTTRLDILIMVLLLTFSNIALISSLVKILKSNKKYIELTKLQEKINVENKYYSNIKKYYIKTKELNHDMKNHLICIKEMNKKNIDTSNYINNIEKKLDEYSTVFDTGNITLNIILSEKKELCIEKGIDFRININFSDCNFIKEEDICSIFANALDNAIEACEKIKNGDKKIKLQGMIVNRFFVIKITNTKSNDILLKKNTFLTTKEDKEFHGLGIKSIKNSLEKYGGAISINFSENLFYLNMMIPIGKSQKDSNIAYENS, from the coding sequence ATGGAGAGTTTTATTATGTTAGATATGTTTATAACAATTATTTCTTCTGTTATAGAAATTTGGGTGTGCAAAAAAGTGTTTGATTACACAAGTAAAGTAAAAACTAGTTTAATAAATTTATATTTTTTAATTTCAACCTTTATTATTATTTCTACTTTCTATACTAATGTTGGTGCTGATAATAGAATATTAATATGCATTTTTGTAATGTTTATTTTTTATAAATTAAATTATGAGGTTAATATATCCAAATGTTTAATAGTTTTGTTTTCTTACTGGGCAATATTGGTGTGCATAAATGCATTAAGTATGATAGTGATAGTTTCAATAAATAATTTGAGTTCTATGAATATTTTATTAAATGATAATTTTTATAGATATGAAACTATAGTTTTAGGAAATATAGTTCTTATTGCTCTATTGTACATTTATAAATTCATATCTAACGATTTGCAAGTGACTAAAAGAGAAATTTATATGTGCATACCAATAGTAGCAAATATGATATCATTTTTTATATTTTATAAATATATCTTAAAACTTCTAGATATTTCTTCTACTACCAGATTAGATATCTTAATTATGGTACTATTATTAACATTTTCTAATATAGCATTGATTTCTAGCCTAGTTAAAATATTAAAAAGTAATAAAAAATATATTGAATTAACTAAACTACAGGAAAAAATAAATGTTGAAAATAAATATTATAGTAATATAAAAAAATATTACATTAAAACAAAAGAACTAAACCATGATATGAAAAATCATCTTATTTGTATTAAGGAAATGAATAAAAAGAATATTGATACTAGTAATTACATAAATAACATAGAAAAAAAGCTTGATGAATATAGTACCGTATTTGATACAGGAAATATTACTTTAAACATTATATTATCAGAAAAAAAAGAACTTTGTATAGAAAAAGGAATTGATTTTAGAATTAATATAAACTTTAGTGATTGTAATTTTATTAAAGAAGAAGATATATGTTCTATATTTGCAAATGCATTAGATAACGCAATCGAAGCTTGTGAAAAGATTAAAAATGGTGATAAAAAAATCAAATTGCAGGGAATGATAGTAAATAGATTCTTTGTAATAAAAATTACTAATACAAAATCAAATGATATTTTATTGAAAAAGAATACTTTTTTAACTACAAAAGAAGATAAAGAATTTCATGGATTAGGAATAAAAAGTATAAAAAATTCTTTAGAAAAATATGGTGGTGCAATTTCTATAAATTTCTCTGAAAATTTATTTTATTTAAATATGATGATACCAATTGGAAAATCACAAAAAGATTCAAATATTGCATATGAGAATAGTTGA
- a CDS encoding transposase has translation MIDIYNKSKKVYGYRRIKATLFKNYKIKVNHKKLLD, from the coding sequence ATTATTGACATATATAATAAATCTAAAAAAGTATATGGATATAGGCGTATTAAAGCTACGCTTTTTAAGAATTATAAAATAAAAGTAAATCATAAAAAATTATTAGATTGA
- a CDS encoding IS3 family transposase, protein MKINNITQSMSRRGNCYDNAYMENFFGHLKSEEIYLNSYTSRDDLETAVHSYIRWYNYDRLQSKLNSNTPIEYKRAA, encoded by the coding sequence TTGAAAATAAATAATATTACTCAAAGTATGTCTAGAAGAGGAAATTGTTATGATAATGCCTATATGGAAAATTTCTTTGGTCATCTTAAAAGTGAAGAGATCTACTTAAATTCGTATACTTCAAGAGATGATCTAGAAACTGCTGTTCATAGCTATATACGTTGGTATAACTATGATAGATTACAATCTAAATTAAATAGCAACACACCTATAGAATATAAGCGTGCTGCTTAA
- a CDS encoding protease: protein MNSYMIQVFENLIQTTIVCSLGICLLLFLKRYLFKNFSKKFNYYIWLVIVFRMLLFLFNYTIVYEVKESKSNNVVGNNITEITVPTDNNFMLYLACLWIFVAIVIAVYTFVKYIKFKNLVVDVSYDIEDDDINCLYKDLLKELNIKKKIELRGSDELISPAGMGLFKSYIFLPDYPYSKDELNWILRHELMHFKNKDLLIKFAVLFVKIIYWFNPLVYIMSNKVNIDCELCCDESVLNDCSLKEKKEYALALIKSIKLSKNYQSGILTTEFNKTNLEKRLESIVRKKGKSGIMISLILFILFSVTYFDFESISFDNSNSLRNIGILEKTGADLKDEGVVSNNLYVE, encoded by the coding sequence ATGAATAGTTATATGATACAAGTTTTTGAAAATCTTATACAGACAACTATTGTATGTAGTCTTGGTATTTGTCTATTATTATTTTTGAAAAGATATTTATTTAAGAATTTTAGTAAAAAGTTCAATTATTATATTTGGTTAGTAATAGTCTTTAGAATGTTGCTTTTTCTTTTTAATTATACAATAGTGTATGAAGTAAAAGAATCAAAAAGTAATAATGTAGTAGGAAATAATATTACAGAAATCACTGTTCCTACAGATAATAATTTTATGTTGTATTTAGCTTGTTTATGGATATTTGTAGCTATAGTTATTGCAGTATATACTTTTGTAAAGTATATAAAATTTAAAAATCTTGTTGTCGATGTATCTTATGATATAGAAGATGATGATATTAACTGTCTTTATAAAGATTTACTGAAAGAGTTAAATATAAAAAAGAAAATTGAATTAAGAGGTTCTGATGAACTGATAAGTCCAGCAGGTATGGGATTATTTAAATCGTACATATTTTTACCAGATTATCCTTATAGCAAGGATGAGTTAAATTGGATTTTAAGACATGAATTGATGCATTTTAAAAACAAAGATCTTTTAATAAAGTTTGCAGTGTTATTTGTGAAAATAATATATTGGTTTAATCCACTTGTTTATATAATGAGTAATAAAGTAAATATAGATTGTGAATTGTGTTGTGATGAAAGTGTCTTGAATGATTGTTCTTTAAAAGAGAAGAAAGAATATGCATTAGCACTTATAAAGTCAATTAAGTTAAGTAAAAATTATCAAAGTGGGATTTTAACTACAGAATTTAATAAGACAAATTTAGAAAAGAGACTTGAGAGTATTGTTAGAAAGAAAGGCAAAAGTGGTATAATGATATCATTAATTTTGTTTATATTATTTTCAGTTACATATTTTGATTTTGAAAGTATTAGTTTTGATAACTCAAATTCTTTAAGAAATATAGGTATTTTAGAAAAAACAGGAGCAGATCTTAAGGATGAGGGTGTAGTTTCAAATAATCTTTATGTAGAGTAA
- a CDS encoding alpha-hydroxy-acid oxidizing protein: MNYNELLESARDNFNGKCKVCKICNGLACAGNVPGMGGKGSGSSFIENRRSLERVKINMRVIHNVSNPDTTIELFGKKMSAPIFAAPVSGTMLNMGGKISEKEYIEPVVRGCSNSGIYAMVGDTNVDTFLLDNLDVLKDNAGDGIVFIKPWKNSKIIEKIRLSEEAGAFAVGVDLDACGLINNQLQENPFSPKTVEEIRELVEATKLPFIIKGIMTVDDALMAVESGASAIVVSNHGGRVLDYTPGTCEVLPDIAKAVKGKITILADGGVRTGVDVVKMLGLGADAVLMGRSFVTASFGGGLDGVEFFIDKVRNELCETMILTGCQEVKDIDGMVIWK, translated from the coding sequence ATGAACTATAATGAATTATTAGAATCTGCTAGAGATAACTTTAATGGAAAATGTAAAGTCTGTAAGATTTGTAATGGATTAGCTTGTGCTGGAAATGTTCCTGGCATGGGAGGAAAAGGAAGTGGCTCTTCTTTTATAGAAAATAGAAGAAGCTTGGAAAGAGTAAAAATAAATATGAGAGTAATACATAATGTTTCAAATCCAGATACTACTATCGAGTTATTTGGTAAAAAAATGAGTGCTCCTATATTTGCTGCACCTGTATCAGGTACTATGTTAAATATGGGTGGTAAGATTTCTGAAAAAGAATACATAGAACCTGTTGTTAGAGGTTGCTCTAACTCTGGAATCTATGCCATGGTTGGAGATACCAATGTAGATACTTTTTTATTGGATAATTTAGACGTTTTAAAAGATAATGCTGGAGATGGAATTGTATTTATAAAGCCTTGGAAAAATTCAAAGATAATAGAAAAAATTAGATTATCTGAAGAGGCTGGTGCTTTTGCAGTTGGTGTAGACCTTGATGCTTGTGGATTAATTAATAATCAGCTTCAAGAAAATCCTTTTTCACCTAAGACAGTTGAAGAGATTAGAGAGTTGGTTGAAGCGACTAAATTGCCTTTTATAATAAAAGGGATTATGACTGTGGATGATGCTTTGATGGCTGTAGAGTCTGGAGCTAGTGCTATTGTTGTTTCAAATCATGGTGGACGAGTTCTTGATTATACTCCTGGTACTTGTGAGGTGCTTCCAGATATAGCTAAGGCTGTAAAAGGAAAGATAACTATACTTGCTGATGGTGGTGTTAGAACTGGTGTTGATGTGGTTAAGATGTTAGGTTTGGGTGCTGATGCTGTTTTGATGGGAAGATCTTTTGTTACTGCTTCTTTTGGTGGAGGTCTTGATGGTGTTGAGTTTTTTATAGATAAGGTTAGGAATGAGTTATGTGAAACTATGATTTTGACTGGTTGTCAAGAGGTTAAGGATATTGATGGTATGGTTATATGGAAGTGA
- a CDS encoding peptidoglycan-binding protein, with protein MEKSTMSVSDGEETISSFTITGYEFTYENAPEFAKDEYEKSCKELNIVPDKNHKIFIPDKVINMYNLDEYSGATRESFFIEFKKTYFLVTGSRSYRVDIAASSSIVGYNHTTSGNPVHLAQILCNQINGAGIKADGQFGTNTYNAVKSLQGRLGVAKDGIVGKSTWEAAGYAL; from the coding sequence ATGGAAAAATCTACTATGTCTGTATCTGATGGAGAAGAGACTATAAGTTCATTTACTATAACAGGCTATGAATTTACTTATGAGAATGCACCAGAATTTGCAAAAGATGAATATGAAAAAAGTTGTAAAGAATTAAATATAGTACCAGATAAAAATCACAAAATATTTATTCCAGATAAGGTTATAAATATGTATAATTTGGATGAATATAGTGGTGCTACAAGAGAATCATTTTTTATTGAATTTAAAAAAACATACTTCTTGGTTACAGGAAGTAGAAGTTATAGAGTAGATATAGCAGCTTCATCATCTATTGTAGGATATAATCATACTACATCAGGTAATCCAGTCCATCTAGCACAGATTTTATGTAATCAAATCAATGGTGCTGGCATCAAGGCTGATGGACAATTTGGTACTAATACATATAATGCTGTAAAATCATTGCAAGGCAGACTAGGTGTAGCAAAAGATGGTATTGTTGGAAAAAGTACTTGGGAAGCAGCAGGGTATGCTCTTTAA